ACTAGTCTAAGGACGCATTTTGTTTGAGGTGCCCATGAGACCTCATGGACATATCAGGTAGGCAATTAGAAATACATACTtcagttttaaaatcatataatgaTTATCATCTTCAGTAAGAATGTTTGACTCCCAAACCTTACAGAGCAGAACTGTTTTCCAGCCTAGTATTGGTGACTTTTTGTATTTACTTAGTGCTGATAAGGCAGAGTTCTGGAAAAGGAGGCCAAAGTTCTGGTCCTAACCCTACCACTGGGGAACCTGTGATCTGGGCACATCCTTTCCTCTAAACTGAGCCCCCTTGCTTCCTTCTCTAATATTCTGAAACTCTGGTTTATCATCAACAGCTGAATAAATTGTTGAGCAACTTGGCCCACTTGAGTGGGGAACAgattacttttattctttaataaactAGATTAAGACATGGAATGCAGTTGAACTGGGTGGACCAGGTGGTTCTCTGAGAGTGACTCTTCAAGGCTGAGCTAGAACAAAATTCCAGGAGTGGGGGTGAGGTGTGCCCTGTGAAAAGGCTATTGACAGTGTTCCTCCTTCTCTCCACAGCCTTACCTGAGTCATCTTTCCATGCTGTTCCATGGGCTTCTGCCTCTGGACTTTGGCTCCCTCTCACACCTCAACTAGTCTGTACTGGATGCTGGCAGGTTGTGGCAGGGAGCTCACTGAGTGGATGAGTACCCAGCTCCTTCACCTGTGCCATCTCCTGAATCTATTTTACTCCAAAAACCTGCCATGTCATTGCTGATTGTCAATCCTGGTGGCTTCTGGATGAGGGTTCTGCTGTCCTGTGCCACCCCATTAAAGGGAGTTGCCTCTGGTGTgtcttgtgtttgtgtgtgtgtgtgtgttggggttggaacccagtacctggtgcatgctagggaagcactatTCAATGAGTCCCTAGCTCTCTGGCCATTCTGAATGTGCTATCTGGGGTGACCTCAGTCTCTGTGCCTCTTTCCCAATTGTTCCAGAATCCTGGGAAGGTTGGATGGGATGGACACCCCCACACAGCCCTCGCCATCATCAGGATGGGAGGCTTTATCCCAGAGCAAGAGAAATCTCCCCAGCAGTTCATGTATTTTTCACCCAACTTATGCCTCTGTCTAATCTGGTGAGAAGCTATTCCACCTTTCTCAGGCCAGTGTGAGGACCCTCTGAAGGTTCTCGGGCACCCAACCACAGGGCATTATTGCTCTCTGATCTAAAATACTTGGAGGTGACCCCTCAGGTACTTGGAGCTCAAGTGGGGTGGGCAGCGCTGTCAGTTCCCAGAGCATGTGGGGCGGGGCCTCGGTGCTGGAGCGGGATTGGCTGGGTGCGTTCGTTGGGTTCCGCCCCTGGGTGCAAATCTCATTTCCGCTCTGTTGATCGGCGGGAGGGTGAGGTTGGTGCGCAGTGACGTCAGTCGTGGCTCCTCCCGAGGCCAGCGTTGGGATCCAGCTCCCTGAGGTGAGGGTGGGGCGGGAGGGATTGTGGGAGTGGGGCTGCTGACCCAGGACCTGAAGGGTTTCTCATCCTATAGATCATGGGCACCCAACTGAGCGGCGGCCAGGGTGACCCGGAGCCGGCGCAGCCCCAGCCCGAGGTGCCAGAAGGCCCGGAACggccgcaaccccagccccagccccagccccagcccgagCCCGGCCCATGGGGCCCGTTGGAAGACGTGCGCTTCCTCATAGCCTGCACCTCATGGTACTGACAGCAATCTGCGTCCTAGCCCTGCTCTATCTGGCCCTCCCTGCCGCCCTGCCCCGTGTCTCTTACACTCCTGCCCAGGCAGACGGGCAGGGAGGTTCCGGGACTGGAGGAAGTCTGCAGCATCGCCTCGAGGGCACCCGTTCGCCCTAACCCCCGAACAACTCCTCCAGCCTGCACCCAATCCCAGCTCAGACCTTCGTGCTCATCCCTGTCTTCTCCAGCATCCTGAGGCAGCCTTCCCTGAACCAGAACCAGAACTGGGCCAGGCCTCCTAGTAAGACCCTGAGAATGCTGACCTTCCAGCATGTCTGTCCCGTATTATTAGAACTGAGCTTGTGCCTGTGGCCCGGGTCATGGCACCATTTGCTTCACTTCAGAGAAGTCCTTGCCATAGTGACCCTCCCCATACTCCCCAGCCTCTGAGACAGAGGACAACTGATCGTGATCTGGCAGATGATGTATGTGGTAGCTACACTGCATTTCGAAGAACTCTCTTCTCTCGGAAGCTTCTTAAGGTCATTCAAACCCTCATGTTTGTTCCCACACCCCAGAGAAATGACACACtctgtatttctgttttatttataaatgatttaaaaaacattatacaAAGGCTGATCAGTTTAAAATGTGACCGACACTGAAATGCTGTGATATTCCCCCAGGCTGAGGAGAAGCTGGGTTCTGGGGCCACCAGCACTTTGCCCCTCTgtctgactgccctgtcctggggTGATGGACACACAGATGACCACAGGCAGGAGAATCTGAGATTGGAAGCCTCTAGGCTGAGCCCTCTCTGGGCCTGGCCTCACTTCTGCAGCCTGGGCTGCATCCCCTGCTCTTTTACAGCTGGCCTCATAGTACCAGGAGCCAGCAAGGAGCCTGGGGGGTGGGGAGCATGGCTAGAGCTTTCAAGAAGTGAGAGCACCAACCTGAGGAGTGGAGAGGGGCTGGGTGGGGGATGGGTAGGAAGAGATGGATAGAGGAGACACATATCTCAGACCCTAGAGGGTTCCACAGATGGGGGACACAAGACCCAGCCAGCTCATTGGATGGCCTGGTCAAGTaacaacctctctgtgcttcttctGAGGGCATGATGAGAGTTACCCTTGGCCTCCCAGGGCCTATGACTATTTCATGTGAGTGGACAGGTGTGAGCTAATAAAGTGCTTTGCAAAGTATAAAACACTGTACAAACCTATGAATCACTAATATCTCTGCAGTTGTTCCCCGCCTGCCCCAGGGATCCTGCCCTTGgccaaaatgagaaaaaacaggATGATGATGACTGGGGACACAGTGGACCCACATAGGTGCCTCTGGGACAAGAGATTTTACTCAAGACACTTCCCAGGGCAGCAGGAGTCCCTGTCAGTGCTACAGGGTAGGCCAACCCAAAACCCAGAGACTGCAGGGTGGGGGGCAAGGCCCATGCAGGCTCAGAGGGCATTAGTGGCATCTTAGACCCTGCTGGTACCCTGAAGACTGCCTAACACCTCTTTTGGGCTTTGGCAGAGAGCCACTGAACCCATTGGTTTTGCCTAGGGTTCCTCAGTGACAAGCAGGGCTGCCTCTGCCTGATTGTAGCAAGGCTAGCTGAGCCTGGAAACTCCTGCCAGATAAGAAGGGTGGGTCTAAGAAGGTCAGAAAGGGAGGCCCCTAGGCTTGGGGCTGCTACCATTTGGGGGTGCCCTTTCCCTAAGAGCAATGCAGAAAATGAGCCCATTGAGCTGGGTTTCCAGGGCCAAGTTCAAGGCCTAAACACTGCTTCTGGACTGTAAGTCTGAGTTGCCTTAATATAGCTGGGGGTATGGGCGCTGAGTGCTTCAGAAGGCTGCCTGGGGCCCCTTCCTCCAAGGCCATGACAGCAGTGACCCTGAAACCATCTCTGTTTCACCTGACGTCAGGCTGAGCCTCCCGGCCACAAGCAACAggctggagcagggctggggacaagGTTAATGGAAGGGGGAGTGGAGGATATAACAAACTCAAGTCTGCCTCCAGAAATGGGGTCAGCTCCTGCCCCAGCTCTTGAGCCTCATGAGCAGGACCACAGCTAGTGTTGGGATGCTAGAGTGGCCTTAACAGCACCTTGGTCCTTATCACCTGGGGGAGGGCCACCAAGCTGGCTTCATCACCAAGACAGTCACTTCTAATTCACCTAAAGCCTCAAGCAGCCTTTGCAAAATGGGACTTTAAACAATAGTGACAGGACATTTAAATATTCACGACGTGACAGCTGGGTCCTTGTCAGATCCAGCTGGGCCACAGCCCTGCCTGCAGCATGTGACCCTAAACCTAGGTCTCAGAGGAGACCTGACAAATACAGCAGGTTTCCTGAGGGATCTGCTGTTTGCCAGCAGGGGAAACCCAGGCTTGTTGCCCACTGTGTTGGCAGCAGGGGTACTATAGCCTTCGAGGACAGTGAGCTGGGTGTCAGGGGACATCTGACCAGCAGGTGTTGGCAGAAGAGGACTGGGATTAGTGGCATCTCCCATACAGGGGATGAGAGCTAGTGCTGGCTTCCCATGGAGAGTCCCATACTGGGTCCCAGACAGGACAAGCTGTGGTGCCTCATGGACACCACAGGATGCAGTGACCACAGGGGTTCTTCTGGCATGGTCCCTGCCTCCTGATGGGGCCTGGTCTGTTCCCTTGAGTAACAAGTAGTTTACCCAGGACAGAAGGCTGACAGCGGGGCACCAGACACACATCCTGGGACATAACCCCCATCAATACCCTCCCCCATGCTCAGCCTAGGCCAATGCACTCACCACTTCAGCTGTATGACCCTGGCCTAGGACCTGCTGGCCCCCTGGGCAGTGTTCAGAACCGCCCCTTAGACCCTGGTGAGGAAG
The Sciurus carolinensis chromosome 2, mSciCar1.2, whole genome shotgun sequence DNA segment above includes these coding regions:
- the Mmp24os gene encoding protein MMP24OS, whose product is MGTQLSGGQGDPEPAQPQPEVPEGPERPQPQPQPQPQPEPGPWGPLEDVRFLIACTSWY